A single genomic interval of Camelina sativa cultivar DH55 chromosome 11, Cs, whole genome shotgun sequence harbors:
- the LOC104722787 gene encoding uncharacterized protein LOC104722787, with the protein MPNGWLKSLQCKSKAFDDVCNFKTKPLISSSYGCSRKSSHCVKDVIDTRLLGKKNPKPDQNLRRLKSCQTETELLNPQTRTRRSKSARASETLTELPDGHPSRNVVEIIFQSSWSSDEFPGRIEMIFKVENGSRTVTRFEEYREVMKSRAGLNVGTCEEEDARCLADGNEMMRFYPVADGFNGGSWVFAGGKSQAVCTFSGSGEAYVSGGSGGGRKAMVICRVIAGRVDDRIGFGSDSVAGRDGELFVFDTRAVLPCFLIIFRL; encoded by the coding sequence ATGCCTAACGGGTGGCTCAAGTCATTGCAATGCAAATCAAAAGCGTTCGATGATGTCTGTAACTTCAAAACTAAACCACTAATCTCGTCGAGTTACGGTTGTAGTCGAAAGAGCTCACATTGCGTCAAAGACGTGATCGATACACGATTATTAGGTAAGAAAAACCCGAAACCAGACCAGAACCTAAGGCGTTTGAAGTCTTGTCAAACCGAAACAGAGCTTCTTAACCCGCAAACCCGAACCCGAAGGAGCAAATCTGCCCGCGCATCCGAAACGCTGACCGAGCTTCCCGATGGTCACCCGTCAAGGAACGTAGTGGAGATCATATTCCAGTCAAGCTGGAGCTCCGACGAGTTTCCGGGTCGGATAGAGATGATTTTCAAAGTGGAAAACGGGTCGAGGACAGTGACCCGGTTCGAGGAGTACAGAGAGGTTATGAAGTCACGTGCTGGTTTAAACGTAGGCACGTGCGAGGAGGAGGACGCACGGTGTTTGGCTGACGGCAACGAGATGATGAGGTTTTATCCGGTTGCGGATGGGTTTAACGGCGGCTCGTGGGTTTTTGCCGGCGGGAAAAGTCAAGCTGTGTGTACGTTTTCGGGTAGTGGTGAAGCGTACGTGAGCGGCGGAAGTGGCGGAGGAAGGAAGGCGATGGTAATTTGTCGGGTGATAGCGGGTCGGGTTGATGATAGAATCGGGTTTGGGTCGGACTCGGTAGCGGGTCGTGACGGCGAGTTGTTTGTCTTTGATACACGTGCGGTGTTGCCttgttttctaatcattttcAGATTGtga